The following nucleotide sequence is from Kiritimatiella glycovorans.
CGCGCTCGCACCGATCCGCCGTATCGCGGGGCGAGACGGCCAGGCGGTGCAGCTGCACGGCATCGGGGGCGCAGCGATCGAGCACCTCGCGGAGCTGCGTCTCATCCGGATCCACCATCACGGCGACGCGCAGCACCGAAGCGGGCACGGATTCAGACCAGCGGGCCACGGTTTCGGGGTCGACCGCCCGCGGAGACCGGGGCCAGAAGACGAAGCCGACGGCGTCGGGTTTTGCCGCCAGAACCGTATCGAGGTCCGCCTTCCTGCAGATTCCGCAGATCTTGACGAACACGCTCATGAGGGACCGGGCCGGGTCAGGCCGTGGCGGGGGCCAGATCGGCCAGAATGTCTTCCGCCAGTTCTTCCGCGGATTCGACCGCCAGGGCGCGCCGTTCGGTGCAGTCGCTGCTGAAAACCGGGTTCTGCCCGTCCGCCCACGCGATCCGCACGTCCGTAATACCCACGAAACCGAACGCCGCCCGTACATCGGACGACAGAGCGTCCCGTTCGTCGTCCTCCTTGTAGATCCCGCCGGACGCGACGAGCAGCACGATACTGCGGATGCGGTGCAGCGGCCTCACTTCGCGTCCCTCGAATTCGAACATGATGCCGGGAGACAGCACCTGATCCATCCAGGCCTTCAGGATGGAGGGAACGGAGAAGTTCCACATCGGAGTGGTCAGCACCAGCACGTCCGCGTCGTCGAGGTGCTCTTTCTGCTTGTTCGCGTAATGCAGCGCGGCGTCCTCCTCGCGTGTGGGCTCGTACTCGCCGCCCTGCAGGACGGGATACCAGAAGCGCTTGAACAGGCTGTAGGTGTAGTAGGGCGGCTTTTCTTCGTAGAGGTCGATGTTGTCGATCTCCACCTCCGGGTTGAGTTCCATGAGCCTGGCGAAAAAGGCGGTGGCGAGTTGTTTCGACGCCGACTCCTCCGTGGGCTTCGGATTGGCACACACATGCAGAAACTTCACTGGGCTCTCCTTAACACTTGAGATTCACAACCCCGCGTGCGGGGCGGCTTTCGGGGGAATGAAATGACATAACATCGGCCCGAGTACAAACGTAAACGCCGCTAAATTCCATCACGCAAGTATTTCGTCCATCTCCCGCCTCGGTTCATTGCGTCGGCCGAGCAGCTTCTCGATGTAGAATTCGAGTTCCCGGTCGTACTCGGTGTCCTTGCCCGCCTGCGCGAGCTGCTTGTGCACGAGGACCAGTCCCTCGGGGCCGGATTCGGCCTCCATGGCGTCGGCATAACGCTGCTTCGGGTCCGGATGGAGCATCCGGCGCAGCATGCCGATGATGTAGTCGTTGCGCCGCACCCGGGTCGGCAGGATCTCCGGCAGCAGCTCGGGGAGCCGCATCTTGAACCGCAGCAGTTCGTCTTCGTTCAGGGTTTCGGTGTCGACCAGCGGGCGCCCTCTGAGCAGTTCGAGACCCACCAGCCCGACGCTGTAGAGGTCGGACTGGATCATGGCGCTCTCGCCGCAGTGGACCTCGGGCGCCATGAACAGCGGGGTGCCCATCAGGAAGGTGTGCTTCTCGTCCACGGTGACCGCGCGGCCGTAATCGATGATTTTTATGATCCCGAGCCGGTCGATCATGATGTTGGCGGGCTTGATGTCGCTGTGCAGAAAGCCGGCGTTGTGCAGCTCCTCGAGTCCGCGCAGGACCTGGCGCATGATGAACATTGCCACGCCGGGCTGGATGCGCTTGATCTCGTCCTTGACGTTGAACACCGCGTCGGTGAAGTGCTCCCATTCCTCCGGGGTGCTCCGCGCGCGCGCCGCTTCGAAGTGGTTGCCGTGGACGAGGTGGTGCGTATCGATGCCCTCGACGACCTCCATCTGGGTGTATCCGATCCCGTCGATCTCCTCGTAGATGTCGCGGGAGACGAGATTGGGGCTGTTGACCTTCTGAAGCTTGCTGATCTGGGAGGCGATCCGGCCCATGTCGGTCCAGTACTTCTCGGTGCTCGGATAGATCGAGGGGTCGTGGAGCTTGATTGCGTGCTGCGTGGTGCAGCCGCGGGCCCCCTGGCGCAGCGCCTGGAAGACCACGCCCTGCCGCCCCCGGCCGAGTTCGCGCGTAAAGCGGTAGGCGAGGGGGTAGTAGATCTCCCGGGAGCGGAGCAGGCCCGTGTAGTTCCGGCGCAGGCGCTTGATGTCGATCTCGCGCGACGCCGCGGGCATGGGATCCGACTCGGGGCCGGCCACGGTCTCGGGGCCGGCGTCGCGGTTCTGCTGAGATTCCGTGTTCATCCGTCCCCGCAGCCGTAATGGTCCAGCACGTAGTCCAGATCCTTGTCGCCGCGGCCGCTCAGATTGACGAGAATCGCCCCGTGCGGTTTCTCGCGCGCCAGTTCGAGGGCGTAGGATACGGCGTGGGCGCTCTCCAGTGCGGGGATGATGCCCTCGAGACGGCACAGCCGATGGAAGGCGTCGATGGCCTGGCGGTCGTCGGCGGTCACGTAGCGAACCCGTCCCTCGTCTTTGAGGAAGCTGTGTTCGGGGCCGACGCCGGGGTAGTCGAGTCCGCTGGCGCAGGAATACACCGGCGCCGGATTGCCCTCGCCGTCCTGGAGCAGATAACACTTGAACCCGTGGATGATGCCCTCCCGGCCGTAGCTCATCGTCGCCGCGTGTTCGCCCGTCTTCTCGCCCCGTCCAAGCGGTTCGACCCCGTAAAGCTCGGCCGCAGTGTCGAGAAATCCCGAGAAGATGCCCATCGCGTTGCTCCCCCCGCCGACGCAGGCGCAGACGGCGTGGGGATCGGTGCCCGTCATCTCGCGGAACTGCTCGCGGGACTCCACGCCGACGACGTGCTGGAAGTCGCGGACCATGAGCGGGAAGGGGTGCGGCCCGACCACGGAGCCGATGCAGTAGATGGAGTTTTCGTAATCGGCGAGATAGGCCTGGAAGGCGGAGTCGACCGCCTCTTTCAGCGTCCTGAGCCCGAAGCTCACGGGGACGACGGCGGCCCCGAGCAGCTTCATCCGGCTGACATTGGGCGCCTCTTTTTCGATGTCGACTTCGCCCATGTGGATCTCGCATTCGAGCCCGAAACACGCCGCGGCCGTGGCCAGGGCCACGCCGTGCTGGCCCGCCCCGGTCTCGGCGATGAGTTTGCGCTTGCCCATGTGGCGCGCCAGCAGGGCTTCGCCCATGCAGTGATTGAGCTTGTGCGCGCCGGTGTGATTGAGGTCCTCGCGCTTGAGATAGATCTGCGCGCCGCCCG
It contains:
- a CDS encoding FMN-dependent NADH-azoreductase; this encodes MKFLHVCANPKPTEESASKQLATAFFARLMELNPEVEIDNIDLYEEKPPYYTYSLFKRFWYPVLQGGEYEPTREEDAALHYANKQKEHLDDADVLVLTTPMWNFSVPSILKAWMDQVLSPGIMFEFEGREVRPLHRIRSIVLLVASGGIYKEDDERDALSSDVRAAFGFVGITDVRIAWADGQNPVFSSDCTERRALAVESAEELAEDILADLAPATA
- a CDS encoding serine/threonine protein kinase, whose amino-acid sequence is MNTESQQNRDAGPETVAGPESDPMPAASREIDIKRLRRNYTGLLRSREIYYPLAYRFTRELGRGRQGVVFQALRQGARGCTTQHAIKLHDPSIYPSTEKYWTDMGRIASQISKLQKVNSPNLVSRDIYEEIDGIGYTQMEVVEGIDTHHLVHGNHFEAARARSTPEEWEHFTDAVFNVKDEIKRIQPGVAMFIMRQVLRGLEELHNAGFLHSDIKPANIMIDRLGIIKIIDYGRAVTVDEKHTFLMGTPLFMAPEVHCGESAMIQSDLYSVGLVGLELLRGRPLVDTETLNEDELLRFKMRLPELLPEILPTRVRRNDYIIGMLRRMLHPDPKQRYADAMEAESGPEGLVLVHKQLAQAGKDTEYDRELEFYIEKLLGRRNEPRREMDEILA
- the trpB gene encoding tryptophan synthase subunit beta; this translates as MQDYKDYLSKYPDEEGRFGGYGGAYLPPELEKPFREITEAYFSLRWSDKFLTELRHIRRHYQGRPTPVYHAARLSEYAGGAQIYLKREDLNHTGAHKLNHCMGEALLARHMGKRKLIAETGAGQHGVALATAAACFGLECEIHMGEVDIEKEAPNVSRMKLLGAAVVPVSFGLRTLKEAVDSAFQAYLADYENSIYCIGSVVGPHPFPLMVRDFQHVVGVESREQFREMTGTDPHAVCACVGGGSNAMGIFSGFLDTAAELYGVEPLGRGEKTGEHAATMSYGREGIIHGFKCYLLQDGEGNPAPVYSCASGLDYPGVGPEHSFLKDEGRVRYVTADDRQAIDAFHRLCRLEGIIPALESAHAVSYALELAREKPHGAILVNLSGRGDKDLDYVLDHYGCGDG